One Tolypothrix bouteillei VB521301 DNA window includes the following coding sequences:
- a CDS encoding tetratricopeptide repeat protein, producing MHSRFLWFSLVLASLLLAVLSPQVRHSSNVLPFARNSYAIELDRRGNELYNQGKFQESLEVFEQALDVWKKSGSREGEGIALTAIGLIYCELQQYAKAMEYTKQALAIAKETSDRKGEGVLLNNIGLIYNKQGKYNQAFNYYEQALSIAKEGRDLEAQALALNNIGLNYSDLGNYEQALKYYQLSLLLTRSFGQSYWEEKNLRNIGLVYYKLKQYDQALYYYQQALSLLRKLDNRPNEAKALNSIGIIYYILGDYSLALKFFEEALTINRKIGDFAGARATRRNIEKARRALKVPRNISPVEI from the coding sequence ATGCACTCTAGATTTCTTTGGTTTAGCTTGGTTTTAGCATCTTTACTTCTGGCTGTTTTATCTCCACAGGTAAGACATTCTTCCAATGTCTTACCTTTTGCAAGGAACAGTTACGCGATTGAACTAGATCGACGGGGAAATGAACTTTACAATCAAGGGAAATTTCAAGAATCTCTAGAGGTGTTTGAGCAGGCGTTAGATGTTTGGAAAAAATCTGGCTCTCGTGAGGGTGAAGGAATCGCCCTCACTGCTATTGGATTGATCTACTGTGAATTACAACAGTATGCAAAGGCGATGGAGTACACCAAGCAAGCACTAGCTATTGCAAAGGAAACGAGCGATCGCAAGGGAGAAGGGGTACTTCTTAATAATATTGGTCTTATTTATAACAAGCAAGGGAAATATAACCAAGCTTTCAATTACTACGAGCAAGCGTTATCGATCGCGAAAGAGGGGAGAGACTTAGAAGCGCAAGCACTGGCTCTCAATAACATCGGTTTAAACTATAGCGATCTAGGAAACTACGAACAAGCACTGAAATACTATCAATTGTCTTTATTACTAACACGCTCGTTTGGGCAAAGTTATTGGGAAGAAAAGAATCTTAGGAATATTGGATTGGTCTATTACAAACTCAAACAATACGACCAAGCACTGTATTATTATCAGCAAGCATTATCTCTTTTGAGAAAACTGGATAATCGACCAAATGAAGCTAAAGCTCTTAACTCTATTGGAATTATCTACTATATTTTAGGTGACTATTCTCTAGCTCTAAAATTTTTTGAAGAAGCATTAACCATAAATCGGAAGATTGGCGATTTTGCAGGCGCTAGAGCTACTAGGAGAAATATTGAGAAGGCTCGCCGTGCTTTAAAAGTACCGAGAAATATTTCACCTGTTGAGATTTAG
- a CDS encoding SH3 domain-containing protein, which yields METRNQNSKFGVSSLKKSAAVAGLLFVTTLSSAFATGMAPARAGYDDYNDQSTYYSQAYGGRRAPVRTVQVTAPTAVIIRSGPGLNYERIGRIPNGHYVRVSYSSGNWSKLVGGPGWISSDYIAGTGGRRDRVYTARVNAPVGVVIRSGPGSDYTRIGSIRHGEYVRVSYSSGDWVKLAGRRGWVHADYLD from the coding sequence ATGGAAACTCGTAACCAAAATTCTAAATTTGGCGTATCTTCTCTTAAGAAAAGTGCAGCAGTCGCTGGTCTATTGTTTGTAACAACATTAAGCTCGGCATTTGCAACTGGTATGGCTCCTGCTCGAGCTGGTTATGATGATTATAATGACCAATCTACATACTACTCTCAAGCTTATGGTGGTCGGCGTGCTCCCGTTCGCACAGTGCAAGTCACTGCACCGACTGCAGTCATTATTCGTTCCGGTCCGGGTTTGAATTATGAAAGAATCGGCAGAATCCCTAACGGACATTACGTCAGAGTCAGCTATTCTTCAGGGAACTGGTCAAAGCTTGTTGGCGGTCCTGGTTGGATTAGTTCTGATTACATTGCTGGTACTGGCGGTCGTCGCGATCGCGTTTATACTGCACGAGTTAATGCACCTGTTGGAGTGGTTATTCGTTCCGGTCCTGGTTCTGACTATACAAGAATCGGTAGCATACGTCATGGAGAGTATGTCAGAGTGAGCTATTCTTCTGGAGATTGGGTAAAGCTTGCTGGGCGACGCGGTTGGGTTCATGCTGACTACCTTGACTAG
- a CDS encoding Fic family protein — translation MAVNQVPSSTSPASFTEIAARCYDTFIQMLIQHRLPDVTQEIQNRLSLLPNMTLSDKFQQVNQLKAWLDSFRPLPTTVVAELKKLYDVRFTYNSNAIEGNTLTQSETALVLETGITIGGKTLREHLEVIGHKDAIDYIEQLAQNSTPIGEWEIKQIHNLILQAISPEEAGRYRQLDVKAVGTEYLYPPHYLLNELITEFVTWLNSSETAVQHPIEFAAEAHLRFVSIHPFRDGNGRTGRLLMNLLLLRSGYPIVVISNQVRKAYIDAIVEGQQQNNLSPLLELFVDAAQQSLIEMPHILSTARESRGRGFPLYEEMLAFLRERY, via the coding sequence ATGGCTGTCAATCAAGTACCATCTAGCACGTCTCCTGCCTCATTTACTGAAATTGCCGCTCGATGCTACGATACCTTTATTCAAATGCTGATTCAACATCGCCTTCCTGATGTGACACAAGAAATTCAAAATCGCTTGTCACTTTTGCCAAATATGACACTTTCAGATAAATTTCAGCAGGTGAATCAACTTAAAGCTTGGTTGGATAGCTTTCGTCCACTCCCGACAACAGTGGTTGCAGAACTTAAGAAACTCTATGATGTGCGCTTTACCTATAACTCAAACGCGATTGAAGGCAACACTTTGACACAAAGTGAAACTGCTTTAGTATTAGAAACCGGAATCACAATTGGTGGGAAAACGCTACGCGAACATTTAGAAGTCATCGGTCATAAAGATGCGATCGATTATATTGAGCAACTTGCCCAAAACTCAACCCCTATTGGAGAATGGGAAATCAAACAAATTCATAATTTAATTCTACAGGCAATTTCTCCTGAAGAAGCAGGACGCTACCGTCAACTTGATGTTAAAGCGGTTGGAACTGAGTATCTCTATCCTCCACACTATTTACTCAACGAGTTAATAACTGAGTTTGTCACTTGGTTGAATTCGTCAGAAACTGCGGTTCAGCACCCAATTGAGTTTGCAGCAGAAGCTCATTTGCGATTTGTTTCAATTCATCCGTTTCGCGATGGGAACGGACGCACGGGAAGATTGTTAATGAATTTGCTGTTATTAAGATCTGGCTATCCAATCGTGGTAATTTCCAATCAGGTGCGTAAAGCGTATATTGATGCGATTGTGGAGGGTCAACAACAGAACAACCTTTCCCCATTATTGGAGTTGTTTGTGGATGCTGCTCAACAATCGTTGATTGAAATGCCGCACATTTTATCGACTGCTCGGGAAAGCCGGGGTCGCGGCTTTCCATTGTACGAAGAGATGTTAGCATTTTTAAGAGAACGCTATTAG
- a CDS encoding aldo/keto reductase — protein MEKRRLGTSDVQITPILMGTWQAGKKMWVGIEDADSIKALRAAFEAGITTIDTAEVYGEGHSERIVAEALSDVRDRVEYATKVFANRLKYEQVIEACDRSLKNLNTDYIDLYQIHWPSGSFNSEVVPIEETMSALNQLKEQGKIRAIGVSNFSRAQLEEASQYGRIDSLQPPYSLFWRYVEQDAAPYCVENNISILAYSPLAQGLLSGKFERGHRFDPQDNRAKNKLFQGENFERAQQALDKLRPIAERHQCTLAQLALAWLIAQPQANAIAGARYAEQAQANAKAASVELSPQELQEIDAIGRIVTDPLDKNPIMWDW, from the coding sequence ATGGAAAAGCGACGCTTGGGCACATCAGATGTGCAAATAACACCCATTTTGATGGGAACTTGGCAAGCTGGGAAAAAAATGTGGGTCGGAATTGAAGATGCTGACTCCATTAAAGCCCTAAGAGCAGCTTTTGAAGCTGGGATTACGACTATTGACACTGCAGAAGTTTATGGTGAAGGGCATTCAGAACGAATTGTAGCTGAAGCTTTATCTGATGTTCGCGATCGCGTTGAGTATGCTACCAAAGTTTTTGCCAACCGTCTGAAGTACGAACAAGTCATTGAGGCTTGCGATCGCTCCCTAAAAAACCTCAACACCGATTATATTGACTTATATCAAATTCACTGGCCTTCTGGGTCATTTAATTCTGAGGTCGTTCCTATAGAAGAAACAATGAGTGCTCTTAATCAGTTGAAAGAGCAAGGTAAAATTCGGGCAATTGGCGTTTCTAACTTTTCTCGCGCCCAACTAGAAGAAGCCTCCCAGTACGGACGTATTGATAGCTTGCAACCTCCTTACTCTTTATTTTGGAGATATGTAGAGCAGGATGCTGCTCCCTACTGTGTAGAAAACAATATTTCCATCCTTGCTTATTCACCTTTAGCTCAAGGGCTGTTGTCAGGAAAATTTGAACGAGGTCATCGATTCGACCCTCAAGACAACCGCGCTAAAAATAAGTTGTTTCAAGGCGAAAACTTTGAACGCGCCCAACAAGCTTTAGATAAATTGCGTCCCATTGCAGAACGCCACCAGTGTACCCTCGCTCAACTCGCCTTGGCTTGGTTAATCGCTCAACCGCAAGCGAATGCGATCGCAGGCGCAAGATACGCAGAGCAAGCTCAAGCCAACGCAAAAGCTGCTTCTGTGGAACTTTCCCCCCAAGAATTGCAAGAAATAGATGCTATAGGACGTATTGTGACCGATCCTTTGGATAAAAATCCTATTATGTGGGACTGGTAA
- a CDS encoding L,D-transpeptidase encodes MFKQLFKIFFLLCVVYIYSSSQTVLASEDKSRNVLQNSVNEPVDTQINDLITQPVRLKINLRKRQVTVYQGKNLIKSYPIAVGRRGWETPVGSFRVRDMLVNPTWIHPKTGKAIPGGDAQNPLGNYWIGFWTNGKDWVGFHGTPNPETVGTAASHGCIRMYNQDIEELFQLVSVGTPVTVQR; translated from the coding sequence ATGTTTAAGCAATTATTCAAGATATTTTTCTTACTTTGTGTAGTTTATATATATTCGAGTTCTCAAACTGTACTAGCTAGTGAGGATAAGAGCCGAAATGTTTTACAAAACTCGGTCAATGAACCAGTTGATACTCAAATCAACGATCTAATCACTCAGCCTGTTCGCTTAAAAATAAATCTTCGCAAACGTCAAGTAACAGTTTATCAAGGAAAAAATTTAATCAAAAGTTATCCAATTGCTGTAGGACGACGAGGTTGGGAAACTCCTGTCGGTAGTTTTCGAGTTCGTGATATGTTGGTGAATCCAACTTGGATTCACCCTAAGACGGGTAAAGCTATCCCAGGGGGAGATGCACAAAATCCGCTTGGTAATTATTGGATTGGATTTTGGACAAACGGTAAGGACTGGGTTGGCTTTCACGGAACTCCAAATCCCGAGACTGTGGGTACTGCTGCTTCCCACGGTTGTATCCGGATGTACAACCAAGATATTGAGGAATTATTCCAGTTGGTGAGTGTTGGAACACCTGTCACCGTTCAACGATAG
- a CDS encoding PLP-dependent aminotransferase family protein, with the protein MKIWLERESAKPIYLQIRDRISRLIDSGVLQPGDRLPSIRSLAESLQVNKLTIVEAYNVLEADGIISARQGAGYFVNSINRFSAKLKSTFAPVQNVIIPEQGRSSFFDMYTATVEAQTQPGMVNFGCGFPHPPKDIDLIARRALRQAPDGLFKYDLPQGQLTLRRQIAQMLIQQGMEVTAENLIVTSGSEQGLSLALQYYLQPGDWAIVETPTYFGALASLENLGAKIIGIPMTAQGMNLDLLEKYLKSHRPKLIYTISALHNPTGITTTQAHRQALLALAEKYECPILEDNAYEGLTFEPAPAPIKAFDKQDLVIYLGTFSKTLMPGLRVGYMVVTGKHFHKILERKLLHDLHTSTISQAIVSEYLASGHLRRHLNRLRTENLHTRDVMLAALERYFPQEAKWTVPKGGLFLWVQLPEHTPIQTIRIEALSQNVLVPCHSVFFPDRKGYPAMRLTFTPSPEEIEQGVSVLGKLLKRYLYAKIAS; encoded by the coding sequence ATGAAGATTTGGTTGGAACGGGAATCAGCTAAACCTATTTACTTGCAAATACGCGATCGCATCAGTCGTCTGATCGACTCTGGTGTACTGCAACCAGGCGATCGTCTTCCTTCCATCCGCTCGCTAGCGGAAAGTTTGCAAGTTAATAAACTCACAATTGTTGAGGCTTACAACGTTTTAGAAGCAGATGGAATTATTTCCGCCCGTCAGGGAGCGGGATACTTTGTGAATAGTATCAATCGTTTCTCTGCTAAATTAAAATCAACATTTGCTCCCGTGCAAAATGTCATCATTCCAGAGCAGGGTAGAAGCAGTTTTTTTGATATGTATACGGCTACGGTAGAAGCACAAACCCAGCCAGGAATGGTTAATTTTGGTTGTGGTTTTCCTCATCCACCAAAAGATATTGATTTAATTGCAAGACGAGCACTCAGACAGGCTCCCGATGGCTTATTTAAATATGACTTACCTCAAGGACAGCTAACTCTTCGCAGACAAATTGCTCAAATGCTGATACAGCAAGGGATGGAGGTGACAGCAGAAAATTTAATTGTTACCAGTGGTTCCGAGCAAGGGCTGTCCTTGGCATTGCAGTATTATTTACAGCCGGGAGATTGGGCGATCGTAGAAACGCCCACTTATTTTGGTGCGCTTGCGAGTTTGGAAAACTTGGGAGCTAAAATTATTGGTATTCCCATGACTGCTCAAGGCATGAATTTAGATTTACTGGAGAAGTATCTCAAGAGCCATCGTCCAAAACTCATATACACAATTAGTGCCTTACACAATCCTACTGGAATTACAACAACACAAGCACACCGACAAGCATTGCTAGCATTAGCAGAGAAATATGAATGTCCGATTTTAGAAGATAACGCTTACGAAGGATTAACTTTTGAACCCGCTCCTGCGCCAATCAAAGCTTTTGACAAACAAGATTTAGTTATATACTTAGGGACATTTTCTAAAACTTTAATGCCCGGTTTAAGAGTCGGTTACATGGTTGTGACAGGTAAACATTTTCATAAGATACTTGAGCGAAAATTACTTCATGACCTTCACACCTCTACTATTTCTCAAGCAATTGTAAGCGAATACTTGGCTTCAGGACATCTGCGCCGTCACCTCAATCGATTGCGGACGGAAAACCTTCACACTCGCGATGTTATGCTAGCAGCACTAGAGCGTTACTTTCCCCAAGAAGCTAAGTGGACGGTACCGAAAGGTGGGTTATTTCTCTGGGTACAATTGCCAGAACACACTCCCATTCAAACAATACGCATTGAAGCTTTATCTCAAAACGTTTTAGTTCCGTGTCATTCAGTCTTTTTCCCAGATAGGAAAGGATATCCTGCTATGCGGTTGACTTTCACTCCTTCTCCAGAAGAGATTGAGCAAGGTGTCTCTGTTTTGGGTAAATTACTGAAGAGATATCTTTATGCAAAAATTGCCAGTTGA
- a CDS encoding DUF1802 family protein, producing MQDITITSHALKEWATAINALESGKTIMLLRKGGIQEQGGRFQVAHEQILLYPTYEHQQPFLLKPDYANLVTPVTPGWHPETLRIGSWAEITDIFQVSDESIVKALEAFHIWSESFISDRLKWKQHQPLYVLLLRVYKLPQEWEIPYRQEYGGCKSWIDLEEVISRQGAQPVLPDSKYNEIVEEIRNIIGNKFYASQSG from the coding sequence ATGCAAGACATAACTATCACTTCTCACGCACTTAAAGAATGGGCTACTGCTATCAATGCCTTGGAAAGCGGTAAAACAATTATGCTTCTACGTAAAGGGGGTATTCAAGAACAAGGCGGGCGCTTCCAAGTAGCCCACGAGCAAATTTTACTCTACCCAACTTACGAGCATCAACAGCCTTTCTTATTAAAACCAGACTATGCCAATTTGGTTACTCCTGTTACACCAGGTTGGCATCCAGAAACACTACGTATTGGCAGTTGGGCAGAAATTACTGATATTTTTCAGGTCAGTGATGAATCAATTGTAAAAGCTTTAGAAGCATTCCATATTTGGAGCGAGTCTTTTATCAGCGATCGCCTCAAATGGAAACAGCATCAGCCTTTATATGTTCTCCTCTTAAGGGTTTACAAACTACCTCAAGAGTGGGAGATTCCATACCGCCAAGAATATGGGGGTTGTAAATCGTGGATCGATTTGGAGGAAGTGATATCGCGACAAGGAGCACAACCCGTTTTACCTGACTCCAAGTATAACGAGATCGTGGAGGAAATTAGAAATATTATCGGTAACAAGTTCTATGCTTCACAAAGTGGTTAA